A region of Canis lupus familiaris isolate Mischka breed German Shepherd chromosome 38, alternate assembly UU_Cfam_GSD_1.0, whole genome shotgun sequence DNA encodes the following proteins:
- the TAGLN2 gene encoding transgelin-2 isoform X1 codes for MANRGPAYGLSREVQQKIEKQYDADLEQILIQWITTQCRKDVGRPQPGRENFQNWLKDGTVLCELINGLYPEGQAPVKKIQASTMAFKQMEQISQFLQAAERYGINTTDIFQTVDLWEGKNMACVQRTLMNLGGLAVARDDGLFSGDPNWFPKKSKENPRNFSDNQLQEGKNVIGLQMGTNRGASQAGMTGYGMPRQIL; via the exons ATGGCCAACAGGGGACCTGCCTACGGCCTGAGCCGAGAGGTACAGCAGAAGATTGAGAAACAGTATGATGCGGACCTGGAGCAGATCCTGATCCAGTGGATCACCACCCAGTGCCGCAAGGACGTGGGCCGGCCCCAGCCTGGACGCGAGAACTTCCAGAACTGGCTTAAGGATGGCACG GTGCTGTGTGAGCTCATCAACGGGCTGTACCCCGAGGGACAGGCGCCCGTGAAGAAGATCCAGGCCTCCACTATGGCCTTCAAGCAGATGGAGCAAATCTCTCAGTTCCTGCAGGCAGCTGAGCGCTACGGCATCAACACCACTGACATCTTCCAGACTGTGGATCTCTGGGAAG gaAAGAACATGGCCTGTGTGCAGCGGACGCTGATGAACCTGGGTGGATTGGCCGTAGCCCGGGATGATGGGCTTTTCTCTGGGGATCCCAACTGGTTTCCCAA GAAGTCCAAGGAGAACCCTCGGAACTTCTCGGACAACCAGCTGCAAGAGGGCAAGAACGTCATCGGGTTGCAGATGGGCACCAACCGCGGGGCCTCCCAGGCTGGCATGACCGGCTACGGGATGCCACGCCAGATCCTCTGA
- the IGSF9 gene encoding LOW QUALITY PROTEIN: protein turtle homolog A isoform X2 (The sequence of the model RefSeq protein was modified relative to this genomic sequence to represent the inferred CDS: deleted 2 bases in 2 codons): MVWCLRVTILSLVISQGADGRGKPEVVSVVGRAGESAVLGCDLLPPAGRPPLHVIEWLRFGFLLPIFIQFGLYSPRIDPDYVGRVRLQKGASLQIEGLRAEDQGWYECRVLFLDQHSPEDDSANGSWVHLTVNSPPQFLETPPQVLEVQELEPVTLRCVARGSPQPQVTWKLRGQDLGQGQGQVQVRNGTLWIRQVERGSSGVYTCQASSSEGSASHATQLLVLGPPVIVVPPKNSTVNASQDVSLACRAEAYPTNLTYSWFQDNINVFHISRLQPRVRILVDGSLRLQATQPDDAGRYTCVPSNGLRRPPSASAYLTVLYPAQVTAMPPETPLPVGMRGVIRCPVRANPPLLFVSWTKDGQALQLDKLPGWSQGPEGSLIIALGNEDALGEYSCTPYNSLGTAGPSRVTRVLLKAPPAFLERPKEEYFQEVGRELLIPCSAQGDPPPAISWAKVGRGLQGQAQVDSNSSLILRPLTKEANGRWECTASNAVARVATSTHVYVLGTSPHVVTNVSVVPLPKGANVSWEPGFDGGYLQRFSVWYTPLAKRPDRTHHDWVSLAVPVGAAYLLVPGLQPHTQYQFSVLAQNKLGSGPFSEIILSAPEGLPTTPAAPRLPPTEMPPPLSPPRGLVAVRTPRGVLLHWEPPELVPETLDGYVLEGRQGSQGWEVLDRAVAGTELQLLVPGLIKDVLYEFRLVALAGSYVSEPSNTANVSTSGLEVYPSRTQLPGLLPQPVLAGVVGGVCFLGVAVLVSILAACLTNRRRAARRRRKRLRQDAPLIFSPPGKSAPRSAPGSGSPDSVVKLKLQGSPVPSLRQSLLWGEPAGAPSPPPDPPPSRGPLPLEPICRGPDGRFVMGPTTGPPQEKSGSERAEPGSPAQHQARSYDCSSSSPSGMPQPLCIADISPVGPPPAAPPSPLPGPGPLLQYLSLPFFREMNVDGDWPPFEDARPAPPPDYIDTRPCPTSSLLHPLDSDAASPRAGLPGAGAGARATPEPLYTALADWTLRERLLPSLLPAAPRGSLTSQSSGRGSASFLRPPSTAPSAGGSYLSPAPGDTSSWASGPERWPRREHVVTVSKRRNTSVDENYEWDSEFPGDMELLETLHLGLTGLRPRPEAEPELDAKVPEEGSGLPTTAQAPGPEARCAALREEFLAFRRRRDATRARLPVYRQPVPHPEQATLL; the protein is encoded by the exons ATGGTTTGGTGCCTCAGAGTGACCATCCTCAGCCTGGTCATCAGCCAGGGGGCTGACG GTCGAGGGAAGCCTGAGGTGGTGTCGGTGGTGGGCCGGGCTGGCGAGAGTGCGGTGCTGGGCTGTGACCTGCTGCCCCCGGCTGGCCGCCCCCCCCTGCATGTCATCGAGTGGCTGCGCTTTGGATTCCTACTTCCCATCTTCATCCAGTTCGGCCTCTACTCTCCACGCATCGACCCTGATTACGTGG GGCGAGTCCGGCTGCAGAAGGGGGCGTCTCTCCAGATTGAGGGCCTCCGGGCAGAAGACCAGGGCTGGTACGAGTGCCGAGTGCTCTTCCTGGACCAGCACAGCCCTGAAGACGACTCTGCCAACGGCTCCTGGGTGCACCTCACCGTGAACT CGCCCCCGCAGTTCCTGGAGACACCTCCCCAGGTGCTGGAAGTTCAGGAACTGGAGCCTGTGACCCTGCGTTGTGTGGCCCGAGGCAGCCCGCAGCCTCAGGTCACTTGGAAGCTCCGCGGACAGGACCTTGGCCAGGGCCAGGGTCAGGTGCAA gtgcGGAATGGGACGCTCTGGATCCGGCAGGTGGAGCGAGGCAGCTCCGGCGTCTACACCTGCCAAGCCTCCAGCTCCGAGGGCAGCGCCTCCCACGCCACCCAGCTGCTGGTGCTAG GCCCCCCGGTCATCGTGGTGCCCCCCAAGAACAGCACGGTCAATGCCTCCCAGGACGTCTCGTTGGCCTGCCGGGCGGAGGCGTACCCCACCAACCTCACCTACAGCTGGTTCCAGGACAACATCAATGTGTTCCACATCAG ccgcctgcagccccgagTGCGGATCCTGGTGGACGGGAGCCTGCGGCTGCAGGCCACCCAGCCGGACGACGCTGGCCGCTACACCTGTGTGCCCAGCAACGGCCTCCGGCGCCCGCCCTCGGCCTCGGCCTACCTCACTGTGCTCT ACCCGGCCCAGGTGACGGCGATGCCTCCCGAGACACCCCTGCCTGTAGGCATGCGGGGGGTGATCCGGTGCCCGGTCCGTGCCAACCCCCCACTGCTCTTTGTCAGCTGGACCAAGGACGGGCAGGCCCTACAGCTGGATAAG CTCCCTGGCTGGTCCCAGGGCCCAGAGGGCTCGCTGATCATCGCCCTGGGGAATGAGGATGCCCTCGGAGAATACTCCTGCACCCCCTACAACAGTCTGGGTACCGCAGGGCCCTCTCGGGTGACCCGCGTGCTGCTCAAG GCTCCCCCAGCCTTTCTAGAACGGCCCAAGGAAGAGTATTTCCAGGAAGTGGGGCGGGAGCTACTCATCCCCTGCTCGGCCCAAGGAGACCCCCCTCCTGCTATCTCCTGGGCCAAG GTGGGCcgggggctgcagggccaggcCCAGGTGGACAGCAACAGTAGCCTCATCCTGCGACCGTTGACCAAGGAGGCCAATGGGCGCTGGGAGTGCACCGCCAGCAATGCTGTGGCCCGCGTGGCCACCTCCACACACGTCTACGTGCTGG GTACCAGCCCCCATGTTGTCACCAATGTGTCCGTGGTGCCTTTGCCCAAGGGTGCCAACGTCTCTTGGGAGCCTGGCTTTGATGGTGGCTATCTGCAAAGATTCAGTGTCTGGTATACCCCGCT GGCCAAACGTCCCGACCGAACCCACCATGACTGGGTGTCCCTGGCGGTGCCTGTGGGGGCTGCTTACCTCCTCGTGCCAGGGCTGCAGCCCCATACCCAGTACCAGTTCAGCGTCCTAGCTCAGAACAAGCTGGGGAGTGGGCCCTTCAGCGAGATCATCTTGTCTGCCCCCGAAG GGCTTCCCACCACACCAGCTGCCCCCAGGCTTCCGCCTACGGAGATGCCGCCTCCCCTGTCACCCCCCCGGGGCCTGGTGGCGGTGAGGACACCCCGGGGGGTGCTGCTGCATTGGGAGCCCCCGGAACTGGtcccggagaccctggatggCTATGTGCTGGAGGGAAGGCAAGGCTCCCAGGGCTGGGAGGTGCTGGACCGGGCCGTGGCAGGCACGGAGCTGCAGCTGCTGGTGCCAGGACTCATCAAG GACGTTCTGTACGAGTTCCGCCTTGTGGCCCTCGCGGGGAGCTATGTCAGCGAGCCCAGCAACACGGCCAACGTCTCCACTTCCG gcctggaGGTCTACCCCTCGCGCACGCAGCTGCCCGGCCTGCTGCCCCAGCCGGTCCTGGCCGGCGTGGTGGGCGGGGTCTGCTTCCTGGGGGTGGCCGTCCTCGTGAGCATCCTGGCCGCCTGCCTGACCAACCGGCGCAGGGCAGCCCGCCGCCGCCGCAAGCGCCTCCGCCAAG ATGCGCCTCTTATCTTCTCTCCGCCCGGGAAGTCAGCTCCGCG ctctgctccaggCTCGGGCAGCCCTGATAGCGTGGTGAAGCTCAAGCTCCAGGGTTCCCCGGTCCCTAGCCTGCGCCAGAGTCTGCTCTGGGGGGAGCCCGCTGGTGCCCCCAGCCCGCCTCCGGATCCTCCGCCTAGTCGGGGGCCCTTACCCCTGGAGCCCATTTGCCGGGGACCAGATGGCCGGTTTGTAATGGGACCCACCACGGGGCCCCCCCAAGAAAAGTCAGGTTCTGAGCGAGCTGAGCCT GGATCCCCAGCCCAGCACCAGGCCAGGTCCTATGACTGCAGCAGCAGCAGTCCCAGCGGGATGCCCCAACCCCTCTGCATTGCAGACATCAGCCCTGTGGGGCCCCCTCCCGCAGCCCCACCTAGTCCTCTGCCGGGTCCAGGACCCTTGCTCCAGTACCTGAGCCTGCCCTTCTTCCGGGAGATGAATGTGGATGGGGACTGGCCCCCTTTCGAAGATGCCAGGCCTGCTCCACCCCCAGATTACATAGATACCCGG CCTtgccccacctcctctctccttcacccCCTGGACTCTGATGCTGCATCCCCCAGGGCAGggcttcctggggctggggctggggccagggccacCCCAGAGCCCCTGTACACGGCACTGGCTGACTGGACACTGAGGGAGCGGCTGCTGCCGAGCCTTCTCCCTGCTGCCCCTCGGGGCAGCCTCACCAGCCAGAGCAGCGGGCGGGGCAGTGCCTCGTTCCTCCGGCCCCCCTCGACGGCCCCCTCTGCGGGGGGCAGCTACCTCAGCCCTGCTCCGGGAGACACCAGCAGCTGGGCCAGTGGCCCTGAGAGGTGGCCCCGACGGGAGCATGTGGTGACAGTCAGCAAGAG GAGGAACACATCTGTGGATGAGAACTACGAGTGGGACTCCGAATTCCCTGGGGACATGGAATTGCTGGAGACTCTGCACCTAGGCTTGACTGGCCTTCGACCCCGACCTGAAGCCGAGCCAGAGCTAG ATGCGAAGGTTCCAGAGGAGGGCAGCGGCCTCCCGACCACTGCCCAGGCTCCGGGTCCTGAGGCCCGCTGTGCTGCCCTCCGGGAGGAGTTCCTGGCTTTCCGTCGCCGCCGAGACGCCACTAGGGCTCGGTTACCAGTCTATAGACAGCCTGTCCCTCATCCGGAACAGGCCACTCTGCTGTGA